One Alligator mississippiensis isolate rAllMis1 chromosome 12, rAllMis1, whole genome shotgun sequence DNA window includes the following coding sequences:
- the ZBTB43 gene encoding zinc finger and BTB domain-containing protein 43 isoform X1 encodes MHRKDGVARCARPAGNMPTEQPASSARPATVHSTALTCNEMESGSSSFRVEFPDFSSTILQKLNQQRQQGQLCDVSIVVQGHLFRAHKAVLAASSPYFCDQVLLKNSRRIVLPDVMNPRVFENILLSTYTGRLVMPAPEIVSYLTAASFLQMWHVVDKCTEVLEGNPTVLCQKMNHGSDHQSPSSSSYNGLVETFELGSGGQPDFHKGQELRDGENEEESSKDELSSQVTEHEYLPSNSSTEHDRLSTGMTSQDGEEGASDSAEYQYTRPLYSKPSIMSHKRWIHVKPERFEQDCEGADNPYDEHQVSESMNAIQPEHPIQSSGVEDFHISDKKIEPEFDEQGDEGNYDEQVDFYGSSMEEFSGERADGNGSVHRPDVMIAAGYGENVEMAAGIKEETSLSGFSHADKLYPCQCGKSFTHKSQRDRHMSMHLGLRPYGCGVCGKKFKMKHHLVGHMKIHTGIKPYECNICGKRFMWRDSFHRHVTSCSKSYQATKVEQNTTEMN; translated from the exons ATGCATCGGAAGGACGGCGTCGCCCGCTGCGCCCGACCCGCCGGGAACATGCCGACAGAACAGCCCGCGAGCAGCGCGCGTCCAGCCACGGTTCACAG CACAGCACTAACTTGTAATGAAATGGAGTCTGGGTCAAGTTCTTTTAGAGTGGAATTTCCTGACTTCTCTAGCACCATTTTACAGAAGCTGAACCAGCAGCGCCAGCAAGGACAGTTATGTGATGTTTCCATTGTAGTTCAGGGCCATCTCTTTAGAGCCCATAAAGCTGTCCTCGCAGCCAGCTCCCCATACTTCTGCGACCAAGTGCTCCTGAAAAATAGCAGACGAATAGTCCTGCCTGATGTGATGAATCCAAGGGTATTTGAGAATATTCTTCTTTCTACGTACACGGGTCGCCTGGTCATGCCTGCCCCAGAAATTGTCAGCTATTTGACAGCAGCAAGCTTTCTTCAGATGTGGCATGTAGTAGACAAATGTACAGAAGTGCTAGAAGGGAACCCAACAGTGCTTTGTCAGAAGATGAATCATGGCAGTGATCATCAGtccccaagcagcagcagttaTAATGGCCTTGTTGAAACTTTTGAGCTGGGTTCTGGCGGACAGCCTGACTTCCACAAAGGGCAAGAGCTAAGGGATGGTGAAAATGAAGAAGAAAGCTCGAAAGACGAGTTGTCATCTCAAGTAACAGAACATGAGTATCTTCCCAGTAACTCTTCGACGGAACATGACAGACTAAGCACAGGAATGACAAGTCAGGATGGCGAAGAGGGAGCTAGCGACAGTGCAGAATATCAGTATACAAGACCTCTCTACAGCAAACCCAGCATCATGTCACACAAACGTTGGATCCATGTGAAACCGGAAAGATTTGAACAGGACTGTGAAGGTGCAGATAATCCTTATGATGAGCACCAAGTCTCCGAGTCCATGAATGCCATTCAGCCAGAGCATCCTATCCAGTCTTCAGGTGTCGAAGACTTTCACATCAGCGACAAAAAGATAGAACCAGAATTTGATGAACAGGGTGATGAGGGTAACTATGATGAGCAAGTTGATTTCTATGGCTCTTCTATGGAAGAATTTTCAGGTGAAAGGGCAGATGGAAATGGAAGTGTTCACAGACCAGATGTTATGATAGCAGCAGGGTATGGTGAAAATGTTGAAATGGCTGCAGGAATTAAAGAAGAAACCTCCCTCTCTGGATTCTCGCATGCTGACAAACTGTATCCCTGTCAGTGTGGTAAAAGCTTTACACACAAGAGCCAGAGGGATCGGCATATGAGTATGCACCTTGGCCTTCGGCCTTACGGCTGCGGGGTCTGTGGtaagaaattcaaaatgaaacaccaccttGTTGGCCACATGAAAATCCACACGGGCATCAAACCATATGAGTGTAACATCTGTGGGAAAAGATTTATGTGGCGGGACAGTTTTCATCGGCATGTCACTTCTTGTAGTAAATCATACCAGGCTACCAAAGTTGAGCAGAATACTACTGAGATGAACTGA
- the ZBTB43 gene encoding zinc finger and BTB domain-containing protein 43 isoform X2 has product MESGSSSFRVEFPDFSSTILQKLNQQRQQGQLCDVSIVVQGHLFRAHKAVLAASSPYFCDQVLLKNSRRIVLPDVMNPRVFENILLSTYTGRLVMPAPEIVSYLTAASFLQMWHVVDKCTEVLEGNPTVLCQKMNHGSDHQSPSSSSYNGLVETFELGSGGQPDFHKGQELRDGENEEESSKDELSSQVTEHEYLPSNSSTEHDRLSTGMTSQDGEEGASDSAEYQYTRPLYSKPSIMSHKRWIHVKPERFEQDCEGADNPYDEHQVSESMNAIQPEHPIQSSGVEDFHISDKKIEPEFDEQGDEGNYDEQVDFYGSSMEEFSGERADGNGSVHRPDVMIAAGYGENVEMAAGIKEETSLSGFSHADKLYPCQCGKSFTHKSQRDRHMSMHLGLRPYGCGVCGKKFKMKHHLVGHMKIHTGIKPYECNICGKRFMWRDSFHRHVTSCSKSYQATKVEQNTTEMN; this is encoded by the coding sequence ATGGAGTCTGGGTCAAGTTCTTTTAGAGTGGAATTTCCTGACTTCTCTAGCACCATTTTACAGAAGCTGAACCAGCAGCGCCAGCAAGGACAGTTATGTGATGTTTCCATTGTAGTTCAGGGCCATCTCTTTAGAGCCCATAAAGCTGTCCTCGCAGCCAGCTCCCCATACTTCTGCGACCAAGTGCTCCTGAAAAATAGCAGACGAATAGTCCTGCCTGATGTGATGAATCCAAGGGTATTTGAGAATATTCTTCTTTCTACGTACACGGGTCGCCTGGTCATGCCTGCCCCAGAAATTGTCAGCTATTTGACAGCAGCAAGCTTTCTTCAGATGTGGCATGTAGTAGACAAATGTACAGAAGTGCTAGAAGGGAACCCAACAGTGCTTTGTCAGAAGATGAATCATGGCAGTGATCATCAGtccccaagcagcagcagttaTAATGGCCTTGTTGAAACTTTTGAGCTGGGTTCTGGCGGACAGCCTGACTTCCACAAAGGGCAAGAGCTAAGGGATGGTGAAAATGAAGAAGAAAGCTCGAAAGACGAGTTGTCATCTCAAGTAACAGAACATGAGTATCTTCCCAGTAACTCTTCGACGGAACATGACAGACTAAGCACAGGAATGACAAGTCAGGATGGCGAAGAGGGAGCTAGCGACAGTGCAGAATATCAGTATACAAGACCTCTCTACAGCAAACCCAGCATCATGTCACACAAACGTTGGATCCATGTGAAACCGGAAAGATTTGAACAGGACTGTGAAGGTGCAGATAATCCTTATGATGAGCACCAAGTCTCCGAGTCCATGAATGCCATTCAGCCAGAGCATCCTATCCAGTCTTCAGGTGTCGAAGACTTTCACATCAGCGACAAAAAGATAGAACCAGAATTTGATGAACAGGGTGATGAGGGTAACTATGATGAGCAAGTTGATTTCTATGGCTCTTCTATGGAAGAATTTTCAGGTGAAAGGGCAGATGGAAATGGAAGTGTTCACAGACCAGATGTTATGATAGCAGCAGGGTATGGTGAAAATGTTGAAATGGCTGCAGGAATTAAAGAAGAAACCTCCCTCTCTGGATTCTCGCATGCTGACAAACTGTATCCCTGTCAGTGTGGTAAAAGCTTTACACACAAGAGCCAGAGGGATCGGCATATGAGTATGCACCTTGGCCTTCGGCCTTACGGCTGCGGGGTCTGTGGtaagaaattcaaaatgaaacaccaccttGTTGGCCACATGAAAATCCACACGGGCATCAAACCATATGAGTGTAACATCTGTGGGAAAAGATTTATGTGGCGGGACAGTTTTCATCGGCATGTCACTTCTTGTAGTAAATCATACCAGGCTACCAAAGTTGAGCAGAATACTACTGAGATGAACTGA